In the Kribbella sp. NBC_00482 genome, one interval contains:
- a CDS encoding ThuA domain-containing protein, which yields MIQLRRHGTLVCALVLALFAALLSPLPARAHPGHGDETFNALIFSKTAGFRHDAIPAGIQAIKDLATENGFTVTATEDATMFNDTELAKYEVVIWLSTTGDVLNADQQAAFERYIRGGGGYAGIHAASDTEYDWPWYGQLVGSYFDSHPAGTPTATVKVEDHAHPSTADAPTLWQRTDEWYNYRTNPRGTVHVLASLDESSYSGGNMGPEHPITWCQDYDGGRAWYTGMGHTIESYADPTFRKQLLGGIKTAAGVQPADCGASLSDSYEKVALDDDTSNPMELSIADDGRVFYIDRNGAVKIVRTDGSVVTAGTLNVYTGQEFGLLGLALDPGFASNGFIYLYYSPVSAEPFDRVSRFKVTGDTLDLASEQQVLRIDTQRDQCCHAGGALEFDGNGNLYIATGDNSNPFDSDGYSPIDERTARSAWDSQRSAANSNVLNGKVLRIHPEADGTYTVPAGNLFPPGTAKTRPEIYAMGFRNPFRIGIDPTTNHLFVADYGPDAGAVSPTRGPDGRVEWNILSTPGFYGWPYCVGANTPYNNYDFATSTSGPTFDCNAPVNESPNNTGLTQLPAAIPATMWQGKSTTGVPEIGGSGAPMTSGAYKFDAANPSDRKWPEYFDGKAVWADWNDSRLFSVQLNDDRSGVADVSRMLQKMNFIRPHALQFGPDGALYVIEWGSGFGGNNADSGVYRIDYVQGNRAPIAQFATDKTSGPVPLTVAFDSTGSRDPDGQPVTLAWDFDGNGTTDSVDAKPTYTYATAGVFTARLTVSDPDGRTAVSNRTITAGNTAPTITVEAPLDGGFFDFGDTIHYKVTVTDPEDGTVDCNDVITQPALGHDQHAHDYEQYHGCEGTFPLPGDQGHVGANIFGIVKVTYTDKGAPGTGRITTQKIVQLQPKVREAEFFSETGGPGSAPGVQVEDTGDTAGGGKNIGFIEDGDWWGWKPTNLTNIDEIQLRAASPDAGATVQVRQGSPTDGPVVATIQVSPTGGWQTYGDFTGAVSGASLDSGPLYFVKTTGQLNVNWVKFIGKGVTENQRPTVTVTASATQGKAPLAVDFTAAATDPEGDLPLTYAWSFGDGGTATGPTASHTFTVPGKHTVTATVADSRGATGTAKVDVTVDAPSAPTCLTGRSDGFDGATLDTARWSSVVRGNQELSVGDGALSIPLTATDIYGTGNTGTPNIVLQPLPAGAWSATAKVTLPARLAYQQAGLIVYGDDDNYAKMVVQGRSTTTSAADRIFQFIREEGGAPNEVAASNTANLGATYPDTVWVRFTSDGANLKAAYSPDGATFTEMPETKQLAGITNPRIGLFGLANRTEALPIAASFDYFSITPDDTAEQPAPDDEFAGTTLDACRWTDVVRPDPAAYRVTGGGLEIDTSGGDIYGGTATNPRNLMLQPAPDGDWTIETKVDGSTFDEAYQQAGLLVYADDANYVKLDYLTTNAAGSTVARGIELRSEVADVVQSPQPNAPSPVQGVWYLRLAKAGSTFIGSYSSDGLAWSALPSVTNTALGSAKFGVYAFGVDQAASKTAKFEYFKLVRDTVAPAVSLTLNPSTPSGLAGWWTGPVTTTAMGTDDQPGQVYLEQKVGEGNWSEYTAPVTLTADGTHTLAVRGSDTAGNVSEPSSVTVKIDQTPPTTTVSGVSSGGSLGVASTASVKATVGDALSGPGDVVLTVDGKPAGATVDGLVLGLGPHTITATAKDVAGNTSVTSVPFTVVASYGEAVKLVDRYRAAGKVPLATATVLKAHLRTAERAAGRHQTVPARIALTLFLATVRTVADVPARTLLTAVGQDLKARLG from the coding sequence ATGATCCAGCTACGCAGGCACGGCACTTTGGTGTGTGCTCTCGTGCTCGCCCTGTTCGCGGCACTGTTGTCACCGTTACCCGCCCGGGCCCATCCCGGGCATGGTGACGAGACCTTCAACGCCCTGATCTTCAGCAAGACCGCCGGTTTCCGGCACGACGCGATCCCGGCCGGCATCCAGGCGATCAAGGACCTGGCTACTGAGAACGGCTTCACGGTCACCGCGACCGAGGACGCCACGATGTTCAACGACACCGAACTGGCGAAGTACGAGGTCGTCATTTGGTTGTCCACGACCGGCGACGTCCTGAACGCGGACCAGCAGGCCGCGTTCGAGCGCTACATCCGAGGCGGTGGCGGGTACGCCGGAATTCACGCGGCGTCCGACACGGAGTACGACTGGCCCTGGTACGGGCAGCTCGTCGGCAGCTACTTCGACAGCCACCCCGCTGGTACGCCGACCGCGACTGTGAAGGTGGAGGACCACGCGCACCCATCGACAGCCGATGCTCCGACGCTGTGGCAGCGCACTGACGAGTGGTACAACTACCGGACCAATCCGCGCGGCACCGTTCATGTGCTCGCGTCGCTCGACGAGTCGTCGTACAGCGGGGGCAACATGGGCCCCGAGCACCCGATCACGTGGTGCCAGGACTACGACGGCGGCCGCGCCTGGTACACGGGCATGGGGCACACGATCGAGTCGTACGCCGATCCGACGTTCCGCAAGCAACTGCTCGGCGGCATCAAGACCGCGGCCGGTGTGCAGCCGGCGGACTGCGGCGCGTCGCTGAGCGACAGCTACGAGAAGGTGGCGCTGGACGACGACACGTCGAACCCGATGGAGTTGTCGATCGCCGACGACGGCCGGGTCTTCTACATCGACCGGAACGGCGCGGTGAAGATCGTCAGGACCGACGGCTCGGTCGTCACCGCCGGGACGCTGAACGTCTACACCGGCCAGGAGTTCGGGCTCCTCGGACTGGCTCTGGATCCCGGGTTCGCGTCGAACGGGTTCATCTACCTGTACTACTCGCCGGTGAGTGCGGAGCCGTTCGACCGGGTCTCGCGGTTCAAGGTGACTGGTGACACCCTTGACCTCGCGAGCGAGCAGCAGGTTCTGCGGATCGACACGCAGCGCGACCAGTGCTGTCACGCCGGCGGCGCGCTCGAGTTCGATGGCAACGGCAACCTCTATATCGCGACCGGCGACAACAGCAATCCCTTCGACTCCGACGGCTACTCGCCGATCGACGAGCGGACCGCCCGGTCCGCGTGGGACTCGCAGCGGTCGGCGGCCAACAGCAATGTGCTGAACGGCAAGGTGCTCCGCATCCATCCCGAGGCCGATGGCACCTACACCGTACCGGCAGGCAACCTGTTCCCTCCCGGTACGGCGAAGACGCGGCCCGAGATCTACGCGATGGGCTTCCGCAACCCGTTCCGGATCGGGATCGACCCGACCACCAACCACCTGTTCGTCGCTGACTACGGGCCCGATGCCGGCGCGGTCTCGCCGACGCGCGGACCGGACGGCCGGGTCGAGTGGAACATCCTGTCCACGCCGGGCTTCTACGGCTGGCCGTACTGCGTTGGCGCGAACACGCCGTACAACAACTACGACTTCGCGACCAGCACCTCGGGGCCGACGTTCGACTGCAACGCACCGGTCAACGAGTCGCCGAACAACACCGGCCTCACCCAACTGCCTGCGGCGATCCCTGCGACGATGTGGCAGGGGAAGTCGACAACCGGCGTACCCGAGATCGGTGGCAGCGGTGCCCCGATGACGAGTGGGGCTTACAAGTTCGACGCCGCGAACCCCTCGGACCGGAAGTGGCCGGAGTACTTCGACGGCAAGGCGGTCTGGGCGGACTGGAACGACAGCCGGCTGTTCTCCGTGCAGCTGAACGACGACCGCAGCGGCGTCGCGGACGTGTCGCGGATGCTGCAGAAGATGAACTTCATCCGGCCGCACGCACTACAGTTCGGGCCGGACGGCGCGCTGTACGTGATCGAGTGGGGGAGCGGGTTCGGCGGCAACAACGCCGACTCGGGCGTGTACCGGATCGACTACGTGCAAGGGAATCGGGCGCCGATCGCGCAGTTCGCGACCGACAAGACATCCGGTCCGGTGCCGTTGACCGTCGCGTTCGACTCGACCGGGTCGCGCGATCCGGACGGGCAACCCGTGACCCTGGCGTGGGACTTCGACGGCAACGGTACGACGGACAGCGTCGACGCCAAGCCGACGTACACCTATGCCACGGCCGGAGTCTTCACGGCGAGGCTGACGGTGAGTGATCCGGACGGCCGTACGGCGGTGTCGAACCGGACGATCACGGCCGGGAACACCGCGCCGACGATCACCGTGGAAGCGCCGCTCGACGGAGGTTTCTTCGACTTCGGCGACACGATCCACTACAAGGTGACGGTCACCGACCCCGAGGACGGGACGGTCGACTGCAACGACGTCATCACCCAGCCCGCGCTCGGGCATGACCAGCACGCGCACGATTACGAGCAGTACCACGGTTGCGAAGGCACGTTCCCGCTGCCAGGCGACCAGGGGCACGTCGGGGCGAACATCTTCGGCATCGTCAAGGTGACCTACACCGACAAGGGCGCGCCCGGGACCGGCAGGATCACCACGCAGAAGATCGTCCAGCTCCAGCCCAAGGTGCGGGAAGCGGAGTTCTTCAGCGAGACCGGGGGACCCGGATCGGCGCCCGGCGTACAGGTCGAGGACACCGGTGACACCGCGGGCGGTGGGAAGAACATCGGGTTCATCGAGGACGGTGACTGGTGGGGCTGGAAACCGACCAACCTGACCAACATCGACGAGATCCAGCTCCGGGCCGCGTCACCCGACGCGGGGGCGACAGTTCAGGTTCGCCAGGGTTCGCCGACTGACGGCCCGGTGGTGGCGACCATCCAGGTGTCGCCGACCGGCGGGTGGCAGACGTACGGCGACTTCACCGGCGCGGTCAGCGGCGCGTCGCTCGACAGCGGGCCGTTGTACTTCGTGAAGACGACCGGGCAACTGAACGTCAACTGGGTCAAGTTCATCGGCAAGGGCGTCACCGAGAACCAGCGCCCCACGGTCACCGTCACGGCTTCGGCCACCCAGGGCAAGGCACCGCTGGCCGTCGACTTCACGGCGGCTGCCACTGACCCCGAGGGCGACCTCCCGCTCACCTACGCGTGGAGCTTCGGAGACGGAGGGACTGCCACCGGCCCCACCGCCTCCCATACCTTCACTGTTCCGGGCAAACACACCGTGACGGCGACCGTGGCCGATTCGCGGGGTGCCACTGGAACAGCAAAGGTGGATGTGACAGTCGATGCGCCCTCGGCCCCGACCTGTCTGACCGGCCGTTCCGACGGTTTCGACGGTGCGACGCTGGACACCGCCCGCTGGTCATCGGTTGTCCGAGGCAACCAAGAACTGTCCGTCGGGGACGGCGCGTTGTCGATCCCGTTGACAGCAACGGATATCTACGGCACTGGCAACACCGGGACACCGAACATCGTCCTGCAGCCGTTGCCCGCGGGTGCCTGGTCGGCGACTGCGAAGGTGACGTTGCCGGCGCGGTTGGCGTACCAGCAGGCCGGGCTGATCGTGTACGGCGACGACGACAACTACGCGAAGATGGTTGTCCAAGGCCGGTCGACCACGACGTCCGCCGCTGACCGGATCTTCCAGTTCATCCGCGAAGAGGGCGGCGCACCGAACGAGGTGGCCGCGTCGAACACGGCGAACCTCGGCGCCACCTACCCGGACACGGTCTGGGTGCGGTTCACGTCGGACGGCGCGAACCTGAAGGCGGCGTACAGCCCAGACGGCGCGACGTTCACCGAGATGCCGGAGACCAAGCAGCTCGCCGGGATCACGAATCCACGGATCGGACTGTTCGGTCTCGCGAACCGGACCGAGGCGCTGCCGATCGCGGCGTCGTTCGACTACTTCTCGATCACGCCCGACGACACCGCCGAGCAGCCCGCACCGGACGACGAGTTCGCCGGTACGACGCTCGACGCGTGCCGCTGGACGGACGTCGTACGGCCCGATCCAGCCGCCTACCGGGTGACCGGCGGCGGCCTGGAGATCGACACGAGCGGGGGAGACATCTACGGCGGTACGGCGACTAACCCGCGCAACCTGATGCTCCAGCCGGCACCGGACGGCGACTGGACGATCGAGACCAAGGTGGACGGGTCGACGTTCGACGAGGCGTACCAGCAGGCTGGTCTGCTGGTCTACGCCGACGACGCGAACTACGTGAAACTCGACTACCTGACGACGAACGCCGCCGGATCGACGGTTGCCCGCGGCATCGAGCTCCGCAGTGAAGTGGCCGACGTCGTGCAGTCGCCGCAGCCGAACGCGCCCAGTCCTGTGCAGGGCGTTTGGTATCTCCGCCTCGCGAAGGCGGGTTCGACCTTCATCGGGTCGTACAGCTCGGATGGTTTGGCCTGGTCGGCCCTCCCGTCCGTGACGAACACTGCGCTAGGTTCGGCGAAGTTCGGTGTGTACGCGTTCGGGGTGGATCAGGCGGCATCGAAGACCGCGAAGTTCGAGTACTTCAAGCTGGTCCGCGACACGGTGGCGCCCGCGGTCAGCCTGACGCTCAACCCGTCGACGCCGTCGGGCCTGGCGGGATGGTGGACAGGTCCGGTCACGACGACGGCGATGGGTACGGACGACCAGCCGGGTCAGGTGTACCTGGAGCAGAAGGTTGGCGAGGGCAACTGGTCGGAGTACACCGCACCTGTGACGCTGACCGCTGACGGTACGCACACCCTCGCGGTCCGGGGGAGTGACACCGCCGGGAACGTGTCGGAGCCCTCGTCGGTCACGGTGAAGATCGATCAGACACCACCTACGACGACGGTGAGCGGGGTGTCGAGCGGCGGGTCTCTGGGCGTCGCCTCCACGGCGTCGGTGAAGGCGACCGTCGGAGACGCGTTGTCCGGCCCCGGCGACGTCGTGCTCACCGTCGACGGGAAGCCGGCCGGCGCCACGGTGGACGGTCTTGTGCTGGGGCTCGGCCCGCATACGATCACCGCGACCGCGAAGGACGTCGCCGGGAACACCTCGGTGACGAGCGTTCCGTTCACGGTCGTCGCGTCGTACGGCGAGGCGGTCAAGCTGGTCGACCGCTACCGCGCCGCCGGAAAGGTGCCGCTGGCAACTGCCACGGTGCTGAAGGCGCACCTCAGAACCGCCGAACGTGCTGCGGGTCGTCACCAGACCGTGCCCGCGAGGATCGCGCTCACGTTGTTCCTGGCCACGGTCCGCACGGTCGCCGACGTACCGGCGCGGACCTTGCTGACCGCGGTGGGGCAGGACCTGAAGGCACGGCTCGGCTGA
- the xylA gene encoding xylose isomerase, translating into MNDYTPTKDDKFSFGLWTVGWEGVDVFGTAVRPKMDPVHAVEKLAELGAAAVTFHDDDVVPDDSTRGQVLERFSKALAENGMAVEMMTTNLFSHPVFKDGGLTANDRQVRRYALAKVLRNVDLAAELGATTYVLWGGREGAESGGSKDVRAALDRYKESMDILCAYVREQGYDIRFAIEPKPNEPRGDILLPSIGHAIAFINDLADPELVGINPEVGHEQMASLNYAHGIAQALWHGKLYHIDLNGQHGPRFDQDLRFGAGNLREAFWTVDVLQGAGSYPAYDGHIHFDYKPPRTEDEEGVWETARGCMRNYLILRDKVQAFRADPEVVDALAAARVAELSAPTLGQGESLDDLRNATYDRDALAERGLGFERLDQLAMEHLLGVR; encoded by the coding sequence ATGAATGACTACACCCCGACCAAGGACGACAAGTTCTCCTTCGGTCTGTGGACCGTCGGCTGGGAAGGCGTCGACGTCTTCGGTACGGCGGTTCGCCCGAAGATGGACCCGGTGCACGCGGTCGAGAAGCTCGCGGAACTGGGCGCCGCGGCGGTCACGTTCCACGACGACGACGTCGTACCCGACGACTCCACCCGCGGACAGGTGCTGGAGCGGTTCTCCAAGGCGCTGGCCGAGAACGGCATGGCCGTCGAGATGATGACCACGAACCTGTTCAGCCACCCGGTGTTCAAGGACGGCGGCCTGACCGCCAACGATCGCCAGGTACGGCGGTACGCGCTGGCGAAGGTGCTGCGCAACGTCGACCTCGCGGCCGAGCTGGGCGCGACGACGTACGTGCTGTGGGGCGGTCGTGAAGGCGCCGAGTCCGGCGGCTCGAAGGATGTGCGGGCCGCACTGGATCGGTACAAGGAGTCGATGGACATCCTGTGCGCGTACGTGCGCGAGCAGGGCTACGACATCCGGTTCGCGATCGAGCCGAAGCCGAACGAGCCGCGCGGTGACATCCTGCTGCCGTCGATCGGGCATGCGATTGCCTTCATCAACGATCTCGCCGACCCCGAACTGGTCGGGATCAACCCCGAGGTCGGGCACGAGCAGATGGCGTCGCTGAACTACGCGCACGGCATCGCACAGGCGTTGTGGCACGGGAAGCTGTACCACATCGACCTCAACGGGCAGCACGGTCCGCGGTTCGACCAGGACCTGCGGTTCGGCGCCGGGAACTTGCGCGAGGCCTTCTGGACCGTCGACGTACTGCAGGGAGCCGGGAGCTACCCGGCGTACGACGGGCACATCCACTTCGACTACAAGCCGCCGCGCACCGAGGACGAGGAAGGCGTCTGGGAGACCGCGCGTGGCTGCATGCGGAACTACCTGATCCTGCGCGACAAGGTGCAGGCGTTCCGCGCTGACCCTGAAGTGGTCGACGCATTGGCTGCGGCGCGCGTCGCGGAGCTTTCCGCGCCCACGTTGGGCCAAGGAGAGTCACTGGACGACCTCCGCAACGCGACGTACGACCGGGATGCGCTGGCCGAGCGCGGTCTCGGGTTCGAAAGGCTGGACCAGCTGGCGATGGAGCACCTGCTCGGCGTCCGCTGA